One Companilactobacillus farciminis KCTC 3681 = DSM 20184 genomic window, TCAAGGTATGATGATTCTTGAAATTTAGGAGGAAGTAATGGCAGATAAACAAAAAGATCAAGATTTGAAGACTGCTAAAGAAGAAACTTCAAAGACTGATAAAAAAGCTGAAAAGAAAACAGCTGAAAAACAAGATCCAAAAGACAAAGAGATCAAAGATCTTAATGCCAAGAATGCGGACTTGGAAGACAAGTTCTTAAGAAGCCAAGCTGAAATTCAAAATATGAATAATCGTCATAAAAAAGAAGTTGCTGGTATGCTTAAATATGACGGACAAAAGCTAGCTACTGAAATTCTTCCCGTTTTGGATAATTTGGAACGTGCTTTGAATGTTGAAGCCACAGATGACTCAAGCAAGCAATTGAAGAAGGGTATCGAGATGGTTCAACAACACATGGTTAAAGCATTGGAAGACAACCATGTCAAAGCTATCGACAATGTAGGTGAGAAGTTTGATCCTGCAGTTGCTCAAGCTGTTCAAACTGTTCCAGCTGATGATGACCACAAGAAAGATACCGTTGTTCAAGTCCTTCAAAAGGGATACAAACTTGAAGACCGTGTCTTACGTCCAGCAATGGTTGTCGTTGCACAATAATTAGTAAATAAAAAATTAAAAAGAGGTTTAGGTTTATGTCTAAAGTTATTGGTATTGATTTAGGTACTACAAACTCTGCTGTAGCCGTTTTGGAAGGCGGTTCTCCAAAGATTATTACAAACCCAGAAGGTGCAAGAACAACTCCTTCAGTTGTTGCATTTAAAGATGGTGAAATTCAAGTTGGTGAAGTTGCCAAAAGACAAGCTATCACAAACCCTGATACAGTTTCATCAATCAAACGTCACATGGGTGAAGCAGGTTACAAAGTTACTGTAGCCGGCAAGTCATACACACCACAAGAAATTTCAGCTTTCATCTTGCAACACATCAAGAAGTTCTCAGAAGACTACTTAGGTGAAAAAGTTACAGATGCTGTTATTACAGTTCCTGCATACTTCAACGATTCACAAAGACAAGCTACTAAGGATGCCGGTAAGATTGCTGGATTGAACGTTCAACGTATCGTTAACGAACCAACAGCTTCAGCTCTTGCTTATGGTCTAGATAACGACAAGGGTGACGAAAAGATCCTTGTTTATGACCTTGGTGGTGGTACATTTGATGTTTCTGTACTTCAATTAGGTGATGGAGTCTTCGAAGTACTTTCAACAAATGGTGATACACGTCTTGGTGGTGATGACTTTGACCAAAAGATCATCGACTGGCTAGTTGAACAATTCAAGGCTGAAAATGGCGTTGATTTGAGTCAAGACAAGATGGCTCTTCAAAGATTAAAGGATGCTGCTGAAAAAGCTAAGAAAGACTTATCAGGTGTTGCTCAAACATCAATCAGTCTTCCATTTATTTCATCAGGTGCTAATGGCCCACTTCACTTGGAAGAAACATTGACACGTGCTAAGTTCGATGAATTGACTTCAGACCTAGTTGAAAGAACAAAGATCCCTGTTGACAATGCTTTGAAGGATGCTAACTTAACTACTTCAGACATCGACAAGGTTATCCTAAATGGTGGTTCAACACGTATTCCTGCTGTTCAAGATGCTGTTGCTAAATGGACTGGCAAAGCTCCAGACCACTCAATCAACCCTGACGAAGCCGTTGCTCTTGGTGCTGCTATCCAAGGTGGTGTTATCTCTGGTGATGTTAAAGACGTTGTTCTACTAGATGTTACTCCACTATCACTTGGTATCGAAACTATGGGTGGTGTCTTCACTAAGTTGATCGATAGAAATACAACTATCCCAACAAGCAAGTCACAAGTCTTCTCAACTGCTGCTGATAACCAAAGTGCTGTTGATATCCACGTTCTTCAAGGTGAGCGTCCAATGGCTGCCGACAACAAGACCTTAGGTCGTTTCCAATTAACAGATATTCCTGCTGCACCTCGTGGTGTACCTCAAATCCAAGTTACATTCGATATTGATAAGAACGGTATCGT contains:
- the grpE gene encoding nucleotide exchange factor GrpE yields the protein MADKQKDQDLKTAKEETSKTDKKAEKKTAEKQDPKDKEIKDLNAKNADLEDKFLRSQAEIQNMNNRHKKEVAGMLKYDGQKLATEILPVLDNLERALNVEATDDSSKQLKKGIEMVQQHMVKALEDNHVKAIDNVGEKFDPAVAQAVQTVPADDDHKKDTVVQVLQKGYKLEDRVLRPAMVVVAQ
- the dnaK gene encoding molecular chaperone DnaK, giving the protein MSKVIGIDLGTTNSAVAVLEGGSPKIITNPEGARTTPSVVAFKDGEIQVGEVAKRQAITNPDTVSSIKRHMGEAGYKVTVAGKSYTPQEISAFILQHIKKFSEDYLGEKVTDAVITVPAYFNDSQRQATKDAGKIAGLNVQRIVNEPTASALAYGLDNDKGDEKILVYDLGGGTFDVSVLQLGDGVFEVLSTNGDTRLGGDDFDQKIIDWLVEQFKAENGVDLSQDKMALQRLKDAAEKAKKDLSGVAQTSISLPFISSGANGPLHLEETLTRAKFDELTSDLVERTKIPVDNALKDANLTTSDIDKVILNGGSTRIPAVQDAVAKWTGKAPDHSINPDEAVALGAAIQGGVISGDVKDVVLLDVTPLSLGIETMGGVFTKLIDRNTTIPTSKSQVFSTAADNQSAVDIHVLQGERPMAADNKTLGRFQLTDIPAAPRGVPQIQVTFDIDKNGIVNVSAKDMGTNKEQKITIKSSSGLSDEEIDQMMKEAKEHEEEDNKRKEEVDVKNDVEQTLFATDKTLKDVKGKVSDDEIKKAQDARDALKKAQDSGDLEDMKKKRDDLNKIVQDLSVKLYQQAQQAQQQAGGDNGATGTGSTDGKKSDDNTVDGDFSEVDPDKDKK